A genomic stretch from Thermodesulfobacteriota bacterium includes:
- the fabF gene encoding beta-ketoacyl-ACP synthase II: MKRRVAVTGIGLVTPLGTGNKKTWEGICEGRSGIGRITKFDPSSLKTQIAGEVLDFEPEAFMESKEIRRSDPFIQYAVAATKLALDDANLQVTDELSPQIGTIIGSGIGGMDTYYKTVLVMEERGPSRISPFFVPNIIANMAAGYVSIYFNAKGPNSCTTTACAAGAHAIAYSAMAIQRGDADAMIAGGTEAPVIPMTIAGFNVMRAISTRNDEPERASRPFDRDRDGFIIAEGAGILILEELEFAKKRGARIYAELIGSGMSSDAYHITSPSLDGPVRCMKAALRDAELNPEDVQYINAHGTSTPQNDINETRAIKELFGKHAYSIPVSSTKSMTGHLLGAAGGIEAAFTALAIYHGILPPTINLDNPEPDCDLDYVANKAREADIAVALSNSFGFGGTNVTLAFRRFDGQ; the protein is encoded by the coding sequence ATGAAAAGAAGGGTGGCTGTAACGGGGATCGGGCTGGTAACGCCGCTTGGCACCGGCAATAAAAAGACCTGGGAAGGCATATGCGAAGGGCGTTCGGGCATAGGACGTATCACCAAATTCGACCCTTCTTCGCTCAAGACCCAGATAGCCGGGGAGGTCCTGGATTTTGAGCCGGAAGCCTTTATGGAGTCCAAGGAGATAAGGAGAAGCGACCCGTTCATACAGTATGCAGTGGCCGCTACCAAGCTCGCTCTGGACGATGCCAACCTTCAGGTTACCGACGAACTTTCTCCACAGATTGGAACCATCATTGGCTCCGGGATAGGCGGTATGGATACGTATTACAAGACGGTGCTGGTGATGGAAGAAAGGGGTCCCAGCCGGATATCTCCGTTCTTTGTTCCGAATATTATTGCCAACATGGCCGCCGGGTATGTATCAATTTACTTCAACGCTAAGGGACCGAATAGCTGCACCACTACGGCCTGTGCGGCGGGCGCTCATGCCATTGCCTATTCGGCGATGGCCATCCAGAGAGGGGATGCTGATGCTATGATCGCCGGGGGGACCGAAGCTCCGGTTATTCCCATGACCATAGCCGGGTTTAACGTGATGCGGGCTATTTCTACGAGGAACGACGAGCCTGAGCGTGCCTCCCGTCCATTTGACCGGGACAGGGATGGGTTCATAATCGCAGAAGGCGCCGGAATATTGATTCTTGAGGAGCTTGAGTTCGCTAAAAAGCGGGGCGCAAGAATTTACGCCGAGTTGATAGGCTCCGGGATGAGCAGTGATGCCTACCACATAACCTCTCCTTCACTCGACGGTCCGGTCAGATGTATGAAAGCGGCATTACGAGATGCGGAGTTGAATCCGGAGGACGTTCAATACATTAACGCTCATGGGACATCTACTCCGCAGAACGACATTAACGAGACGCGTGCAATAAAGGAATTGTTTGGAAAACATGCCTACAGCATCCCGGTAAGCTCCACCAAATCCATGACCGGACACCTCCTGGGAGCGGCAGGCGGCATCGAAGCGGCCTTCACTGCTCTGGCCATATACCACGGAATCCTCCCGCCAACCATAAACTTGGACAATCCCGAGCCGGATTGCGACCTCGACTATGTCGCAAATAAAGCTAGGGAGGCAGATATAGCAGTTGCCCTCAGCAACTCCTTCGGCTTTGGGGGGACGAACGTGACATTGGCCTTTAGAAGATTTGACGGCCAGTAG
- a CDS encoding dipeptide ABC transporter ATP-binding protein produces MERKELIRLVRLKKYFPIKSGILSRLSNYVKAVDGVDLNIFEGETMGLVGESGCGKTTLGKTAIRLNQPTDGHIFFDGQDITHLNSGKMRRLRREMQIVFQDPYGSLNPRMKVEAIVGEGITIHRIVPKSKIKEEVKRVLETVGLREDVLSRYPHEFSGGQRQRIAIARALAVKPRFIVCDEPVSALDVSVQAQIINLLISLQEAFRLTYLFISHDLRVVRHISNRVAVMYLGKVVELAENEELYKNPLHPYTKVLLSAVPLPDPKTKKKRIILSGDVPSPIDPPSGCRFHPRCPVAVERCKNEEPSLRDVGGGHMVACHLV; encoded by the coding sequence ATGGAACGTAAAGAACTGATCAGGCTAGTTCGACTAAAAAAGTATTTCCCCATCAAGTCGGGGATCCTGTCTAGGCTGAGTAACTACGTAAAGGCCGTAGATGGGGTGGACCTAAACATCTTTGAAGGCGAGACTATGGGACTAGTGGGAGAGAGCGGATGCGGAAAGACCACGCTTGGGAAAACAGCTATCAGACTTAACCAGCCGACCGATGGGCATATTTTCTTCGATGGACAGGACATAACTCATTTGAATTCCGGTAAGATGCGACGACTCCGGCGTGAAATGCAAATAGTATTCCAGGATCCCTACGGTTCCCTCAACCCGAGAATGAAGGTCGAAGCCATCGTAGGTGAAGGGATTACCATTCACCGCATAGTGCCCAAAAGCAAAATTAAAGAGGAGGTTAAAAGGGTACTGGAAACGGTTGGTCTCAGAGAGGACGTGCTCTCTCGCTATCCGCATGAATTTAGCGGTGGACAGAGACAGAGAATCGCCATAGCCAGGGCACTGGCGGTCAAGCCGCGGTTTATTGTTTGTGACGAGCCTGTTTCTGCCCTGGATGTCTCGGTTCAAGCCCAAATCATAAACCTTCTTATCTCACTCCAGGAGGCATTCAGGCTGACCTACCTTTTCATATCCCATGACCTCCGTGTGGTGAGACATATAAGCAACAGGGTTGCGGTAATGTATTTGGGAAAGGTAGTTGAGCTTGCCGAGAATGAGGAGCTTTATAAGAATCCTCTACATCCGTACACCAAGGTGCTGCTTTCTGCCGTTCCCCTTCCTGACCCTAAGACCAAGAAAAAGAGAATAATATTATCGGGCGATGTTCCCAGCCCCATCGACCCGCCCTCCGGGTGCCGGTTCCATCCCCGGTGTCCCGTTGCCGTCGAAAGGTGTAAAAATGAAGAACCATCGCTCAGAGACGTCGGCGGAGGACATATGGTTGCTTGCCACCTGGTGTGA
- a CDS encoding ABC transporter permease, with product MTADKNLSYWGTVWKGFKKDRLALAALIVILVLCGIALFENFLAGNKPILIKWNGRLYFPLIFTHSELFGVDFKELEEELKPGDFVLFPPVRYSPTESDLLSVLTPPSREHLFGTDDRGRDVLSRMIHGTRISLSIGFIAVGIASIIGILLGGIAGYYGGVVDFVISRLFEVMMTFPVFFLILTILAFRDPSIYNIMIVIGATGWTGIARLVRGEFLRLREYDYVEAAVALGGDDFRVMLKHMLPNALAPVLVAATFGIAGAILVESGLSFLGFGVPPPEPSWGDVLSQSQRYVDFAWWLVLFPGAAIFLTVTAFNLVGDGFKSAIDPRLRKRKF from the coding sequence ATGACCGCTGACAAAAACCTGAGTTATTGGGGTACGGTCTGGAAGGGTTTCAAGAAAGACAGGCTAGCTTTGGCCGCTCTCATAGTCATTCTCGTCCTATGCGGTATAGCCCTATTTGAGAACTTTCTGGCCGGTAACAAGCCCATTTTGATCAAGTGGAATGGAAGGCTCTATTTCCCATTAATTTTTACCCACAGCGAATTATTCGGTGTCGATTTCAAGGAGCTGGAAGAAGAGCTAAAGCCGGGTGACTTTGTACTATTCCCTCCGGTGAGATACAGCCCAACCGAAAGCGATCTTTTATCCGTGCTCACACCACCATCTAGAGAACACCTTTTCGGGACAGACGACCGAGGAAGGGATGTCCTCAGCAGGATGATCCACGGAACCAGGATTTCCTTATCCATAGGTTTTATCGCCGTGGGCATAGCTTCTATCATCGGAATCTTGTTGGGAGGGATAGCTGGATACTATGGTGGTGTGGTCGATTTTGTGATTTCCAGGCTTTTTGAGGTAATGATGACTTTCCCGGTGTTCTTTCTCATTCTAACCATACTTGCATTCAGGGACCCCAGCATTTATAACATAATGATTGTGATAGGGGCGACGGGATGGACCGGGATTGCCCGGTTGGTGAGGGGAGAGTTCCTGAGATTAAGAGAGTACGATTATGTGGAGGCGGCTGTGGCTCTGGGGGGAGACGATTTCCGGGTTATGCTCAAGCACATGCTGCCTAATGCCTTGGCGCCGGTTCTCGTCGCCGCTACGTTTGGAATAGCCGGGGCGATTCTGGTCGAGTCAGGGTTAAGCTTTTTAGGCTTTGGAGTGCCACCGCCAGAACCTAGTTGGGGCGATGTGCTTTCCCAGTCGCAGAGGTACGTTGATTTTGCCTGGTGGCTTGTTCTATTTCCTGGTGCGGCAATCTTTCTGACCGTGACTGCGTTTAATTTGGTCGGGGATGGTTTCAAGAGCGCAATAGACCCAAGATTGAGGAAGAGGAAGTTTTAA
- the fabD gene encoding ACP S-malonyltransferase: MMAFVFPGQGSQYIGMCKELYGEFPTVRKTFEEASDVLHLDMAKLCFDEGSNDLNLTVNAQPAILTASIAALRVLNEEAGFQADYVAGHSLGEYSALVASETLEFKDAVWIVRERGKFTQEAVPVGVGAMAAVLGLEKDVVEGICEEASTNGFVVSPANFNAPGQTVISGNREAVEKATSLSKERGAKRVVLLEVSAPFHCKLMAPAAERLAQVLDKINFSEFKIPIVTNLDAKINIDPTRIRDLLIDQVMSPVRWYESIKTLYEAGVRRFLEVGPGNVLSGLIKRTVPDAFVRNFEKVGHLKQLKQDGI, translated from the coding sequence ATGATGGCTTTTGTATTTCCGGGACAGGGGTCTCAGTATATAGGTATGTGTAAGGAACTATATGGTGAATTTCCGACTGTCCGCAAAACCTTTGAAGAAGCCAGCGATGTGCTTCATCTAGATATGGCCAAGCTCTGTTTTGATGAAGGTTCTAACGACCTAAATCTAACGGTGAATGCCCAACCGGCCATACTTACCGCTAGCATTGCCGCTCTCCGGGTACTCAATGAAGAGGCCGGGTTTCAAGCGGATTATGTAGCCGGGCATAGCCTCGGAGAGTACAGCGCGCTCGTGGCAAGCGAAACCCTGGAATTCAAGGATGCAGTATGGATAGTGAGGGAGAGGGGCAAATTCACCCAGGAAGCAGTCCCGGTAGGAGTAGGCGCTATGGCCGCCGTTCTCGGGCTAGAAAAAGATGTAGTCGAGGGAATCTGCGAAGAGGCCTCCACGAATGGGTTCGTCGTTAGTCCGGCGAATTTTAATGCCCCCGGCCAGACGGTGATTTCCGGGAACCGGGAGGCAGTGGAAAAAGCCACCTCTTTATCTAAAGAACGGGGTGCAAAAAGGGTGGTTCTCCTGGAGGTTAGCGCCCCCTTTCACTGCAAGCTCATGGCCCCTGCTGCGGAAAGGCTGGCCCAGGTCTTGGATAAGATAAACTTTTCTGAGTTTAAGATACCGATAGTGACAAACCTAGACGCAAAGATAAATATCGACCCGACCAGGATAAGAGATCTTTTGATAGACCAGGTGATGAGTCCGGTCAGATGGTACGAATCAATCAAAACCTTGTACGAAGCCGGGGTAAGAAGATTTTTGGAGGTCGGCCCCGGAAACGTGCTTTCCGGATTAATAAAGAGAACGGTCCCGGATGCTTTTGTGCGGAATTTTGAGAAAGTGGGTCATTTAAAACAGCTTAAACAAGATGGAATTTAA
- the acnA gene encoding aconitate hydratase AcnA produces MPTNNPFNTISALKVGRKTVKYYSLNRLEGAIGVDTSRLPFSIKILLENLLRHCDGRIATEEDVHALSKWNPEKPEAREIPYMPARVILQDFTGVPCVADLAAMRDAVKNSGGDTKRINPIVPVDLVIDHSVQVDFFGSPDAFKRNVEIEFERNRERYAFLRWAQKSFDKFRVVPPGTGIVHQVNLEYLANVVQTAEVNGDTIAYPDTLVGTDSHTTMINGLSVLGWGVGGIEAEACMLGQPLYMLIPEVVGFKLYGELPEGSTATDLVLVVTQMLRKRGVVEKFVEFYGPGLSHLSLADRATVSNMSPEYGATIGFFPVDEETLIYLRGTGRDKKLVDLVEKYTKAQGLFRTDDTEDPVYSDYLELDLSTVEPSLAGPSRPQDRITLGEMKKSFHTYMETKAKRNPEDLKKAEVQVNGDKATLADGSVVISAITSCTNTSNPSVMVGAGLLAKKAVEHGLSVSPTVKTSLAPGSRVVMDYLHGADLMPYLEKLGFHLVGYGCTTCIGNSGPLPEPIAQAVKENDLTVAAVLSGNRNFEGRVHPQARLAYLASPPLVVAYALAGTVNIDMANEPLGVGSDGKPVFLRDIWPSQKEIRKTIKRTLNPELFRGRYAHVFEGDDEWKNLAIPEGDLYEWDAQSTYIQQPPYFTDFSLEPAPVGDIRGARVLALLEDSITTDHISPAGNIAKDSPAGKYLIEHGVQPLDFNSYGSRRGNHEVMIRGTFANIRLRNQMVPGTEGGWTVYVPSGEKASIYDAAMKYKNEGIPLIVIAGKEYGSGSSRDWAAKGTMLLGVKAVIAESYERIHRSNLVGMGVLPLQFKAGESWKTLGLTGFEQYEIEGISEDLRPRKDVTVRARREDGGETVFKTVCRLDSHIEIEYYRNGGILHTVLRQMARGN; encoded by the coding sequence ATGCCAACAAATAACCCTTTCAATACAATATCCGCTCTTAAGGTCGGTCGAAAAACGGTTAAATATTACTCTCTAAACCGCCTTGAGGGTGCAATAGGAGTTGATACTTCAAGGTTACCGTTTTCCATAAAAATACTTCTGGAAAACTTACTTCGACATTGTGACGGCAGGATTGCTACGGAAGAGGATGTACATGCGCTTTCTAAATGGAATCCGGAGAAGCCCGAGGCTAGGGAGATTCCCTACATGCCCGCCCGGGTGATACTCCAGGATTTCACCGGGGTGCCTTGTGTGGCTGATTTGGCAGCGATGCGGGATGCGGTGAAGAATTCAGGAGGAGATACCAAACGGATAAATCCCATAGTGCCGGTCGACCTGGTGATAGACCACTCGGTACAGGTTGATTTTTTCGGCTCGCCTGACGCATTCAAGAGAAACGTAGAAATTGAATTTGAAAGAAACCGGGAGCGTTATGCCTTCCTTCGCTGGGCGCAGAAGTCCTTCGACAAGTTTCGGGTGGTTCCTCCGGGCACCGGCATAGTTCATCAGGTCAACCTGGAATACCTGGCCAATGTGGTTCAGACTGCTGAAGTCAATGGCGACACAATCGCCTATCCGGATACGCTAGTCGGAACCGACTCTCATACCACCATGATTAACGGCCTAAGCGTGCTGGGATGGGGTGTTGGCGGTATAGAGGCCGAAGCCTGCATGCTGGGACAACCTCTTTATATGCTTATTCCAGAGGTGGTGGGTTTTAAGCTATACGGTGAATTGCCCGAGGGGTCAACTGCTACCGATTTGGTCCTTGTTGTAACACAGATGCTCAGGAAAAGAGGGGTTGTGGAGAAGTTCGTCGAATTTTACGGCCCGGGTCTCAGCCATCTGAGCCTTGCCGACCGGGCGACCGTTTCCAACATGTCACCGGAATATGGAGCGACGATAGGATTCTTCCCGGTTGATGAGGAGACTCTCATATACCTCCGGGGCACCGGGCGGGATAAAAAACTGGTTGACCTGGTCGAAAAATACACCAAAGCTCAGGGACTGTTTCGCACCGATGATACCGAAGACCCGGTTTACAGCGATTATCTGGAACTAGACCTGAGCACGGTCGAGCCTTCCCTGGCCGGGCCATCACGTCCTCAAGACCGGATAACTTTAGGAGAGATGAAGAAATCCTTCCATACATACATGGAGACTAAGGCCAAGAGAAATCCAGAAGATTTGAAGAAAGCCGAGGTCCAGGTCAACGGAGATAAGGCCACCCTCGCCGATGGCTCAGTGGTGATTTCGGCCATCACCAGTTGTACTAATACGTCAAACCCATCGGTGATGGTCGGGGCGGGGCTCCTGGCCAAAAAGGCAGTCGAGCATGGTCTAAGCGTTAGCCCTACCGTTAAAACGAGCTTGGCACCCGGTTCGCGCGTGGTCATGGATTATCTGCATGGAGCAGACCTGATGCCCTATCTGGAAAAATTGGGGTTCCATCTGGTCGGGTATGGATGCACGACCTGTATAGGGAATAGCGGCCCATTACCCGAGCCCATAGCCCAGGCAGTCAAGGAAAATGACCTCACCGTTGCCGCAGTACTGAGCGGTAATAGAAACTTTGAGGGCAGGGTACATCCGCAGGCCAGGCTGGCTTATCTGGCTTCGCCGCCTCTAGTAGTAGCCTATGCCCTTGCCGGGACGGTGAATATAGATATGGCCAACGAACCTTTAGGAGTAGGCTCCGATGGTAAACCGGTATTTTTAAGGGATATCTGGCCCTCTCAAAAAGAGATAAGAAAGACAATAAAAAGGACCCTGAATCCAGAGCTCTTCCGGGGCCGCTATGCCCATGTCTTTGAGGGTGACGATGAATGGAAGAATTTAGCCATTCCAGAGGGCGACCTGTACGAGTGGGACGCTCAATCTACCTACATCCAGCAGCCGCCTTACTTTACCGATTTCTCTCTAGAACCGGCACCAGTTGGAGATATCAGGGGGGCACGGGTGCTGGCCCTTCTTGAAGACTCTATTACCACTGACCATATATCTCCGGCGGGCAACATAGCCAAGGATAGCCCTGCCGGAAAATATTTAATCGAGCATGGGGTTCAGCCGCTCGACTTCAACAGCTACGGCTCTCGTCGCGGCAACCATGAGGTTATGATACGGGGCACCTTCGCCAATATCAGGCTTAGGAACCAGATGGTTCCGGGTACAGAAGGCGGGTGGACTGTGTATGTGCCTAGTGGAGAAAAAGCCAGTATATATGACGCAGCGATGAAATATAAAAATGAGGGAATACCACTGATAGTTATAGCGGGGAAGGAATACGGAAGCGGCAGCTCTAGAGACTGGGCGGCTAAAGGCACGATGCTCCTAGGGGTCAAGGCGGTCATAGCAGAGAGCTACGAGAGGATACATAGGAGCAACCTGGTAGGAATGGGTGTTCTTCCGCTTCAGTTTAAGGCTGGTGAGAGCTGGAAGACGCTAGGACTAACCGGATTCGAACAATACGAAATAGAGGGAATTAGCGAAGACCTACGGCCGCGTAAAGACGTTACGGTCCGGGCAAGGCGTGAAGATGGTGGTGAGACCGTGTTCAAGACAGTGTGCCGTTTGGATAGCCACATCGAAATCGAGTACTATCGGAACGGCGGTATCTTACATACCGTGCTGCGCCAGATGGCTAGGGGTAATTAA
- a CDS encoding DUF177 domain-containing protein: protein MKVRVSDIGNEGLHIAASRKPEWLTNIPELASNSDDTHLSSNIKFDLQLVKVLKEVAVYGNISFSIRSFCARCLGDVDLTLSPRVNLVLSPAYKTEEKDKDVDYETYSGDEFDLGVYLRELIAMSLPIKVLCVEDCKGLCQNCGANLNHGVCSCKEDRLDPRFAVLRGLKV, encoded by the coding sequence ATGAAAGTAAGAGTATCCGACATAGGCAATGAAGGCCTGCACATAGCCGCATCGAGGAAGCCGGAATGGCTGACCAATATACCGGAGCTTGCGTCTAACTCGGACGACACCCATTTGTCTTCCAATATCAAGTTTGACCTGCAGCTGGTGAAGGTTTTAAAAGAGGTTGCCGTATACGGTAACATATCTTTTTCTATAAGGTCTTTTTGCGCAAGGTGCCTGGGGGATGTGGACTTAACCCTCTCCCCGAGGGTGAATTTGGTTCTTTCTCCGGCGTATAAAACCGAGGAAAAGGATAAGGACGTCGACTATGAAACCTATAGCGGAGATGAGTTTGACCTCGGTGTTTACCTCAGGGAGTTAATAGCGATGTCCCTACCGATTAAGGTACTCTGTGTGGAGGATTGCAAAGGACTTTGCCAAAATTGTGGGGCTAACTTGAACCATGGGGTCTGTTCTTGCAAAGAAGACCGCCTGGACCCCAGATTTGCCGTGCTGAGGGGCCTAAAAGTATAG
- the acpP gene encoding acyl carrier protein, which yields MATQVDQEVVAKVKKMIATQLGKSENEVTPESSFIEDLGADSLDLVELIMSMEDEFGLEISDEDAEGILTVQDAINYILERKK from the coding sequence ATGGCAACTCAGGTAGATCAGGAAGTCGTCGCTAAGGTAAAGAAAATGATAGCGACTCAGTTGGGCAAGTCGGAGAATGAAGTTACCCCGGAATCATCTTTCATCGAGGATTTGGGGGCTGATTCTCTTGACCTGGTCGAGTTAATCATGTCCATGGAGGATGAATTCGGGCTGGAAATATCGGATGAGGATGCAGAAGGAATTCTAACTGTGCAGGATGCAATAAATTACATTTTGGAGCGTAAGAAATAA
- a CDS encoding ABC transporter ATP-binding protein — MRNILEIKNLRLSFGSDEERVEVLSGVSLAIPEGKIVGVVGESGCGKTVTALSIMRLIPEPPGRIDDGEVIFDDMNLLKLSERDIRAIRGNRISMIFQEPLSSLNPVFPVGDQIGEAIRTHLRVSRKEERERVLELLRLVGIPSPKERVNNYPHELSGGMCQRVMIAMALACNPELLIADEPTTALDVTIQAGILELINDLREKMGMSVFLITHDLGIVAEVADEVYVMYAGKIVEHASTTNLFESPQHPYTVGLMNSIPGLHEKREKLSAIPGVIPSPQDFPTGCRFQDRCPLVIEKCRMSEPPLRAVNGHLSACFRVEEVSFGIYDKV; from the coding sequence ATGAGAAACATACTGGAAATTAAAAATCTCAGGTTATCTTTCGGAAGCGATGAGGAAAGGGTAGAGGTTTTGAGCGGGGTCTCCCTGGCCATCCCCGAGGGTAAAATCGTAGGCGTTGTAGGGGAGAGCGGATGTGGAAAAACCGTAACTGCGCTCTCCATAATGCGTTTGATTCCGGAGCCACCGGGCAGAATTGACGACGGTGAGGTGATATTTGATGATATGAATCTGCTCAAGCTTTCGGAGAGAGACATCAGGGCAATTCGGGGAAACAGAATATCCATGATTTTTCAGGAGCCTCTCAGCTCCCTTAACCCGGTCTTCCCGGTCGGGGATCAAATCGGGGAGGCGATAAGAACCCACCTTCGTGTTTCCAGGAAAGAGGAGCGGGAGCGCGTTTTGGAGCTGCTGAGGTTGGTAGGTATTCCTTCCCCTAAAGAAAGAGTAAACAATTATCCACATGAATTAAGCGGCGGGATGTGCCAGAGGGTGATGATAGCAATGGCCCTTGCCTGCAACCCGGAGCTCCTGATTGCGGATGAACCCACAACGGCTCTCGACGTCACGATTCAGGCCGGAATCCTGGAGCTTATAAACGACCTCAGAGAAAAAATGGGAATGTCCGTGTTTCTTATAACCCACGACCTGGGAATAGTGGCAGAGGTTGCCGACGAAGTTTATGTAATGTATGCCGGGAAGATTGTGGAGCATGCATCGACGACCAATCTCTTCGAAAGCCCGCAGCATCCTTATACTGTTGGCCTTATGAACTCGATTCCCGGCCTTCATGAGAAGAGGGAGAAGTTAAGCGCCATTCCCGGTGTAATACCTAGCCCTCAGGATTTCCCCACTGGATGCAGGTTTCAAGACCGGTGTCCCCTGGTGATAGAAAAGTGCCGGATGTCGGAGCCGCCGCTCCGGGCGGTAAACGGACACCTGTCGGCATGTTTTAGGGTAGAAGAAGTGAGTTTCGGGATTTATGACAAGGTGTAG
- the fabG gene encoding 3-oxoacyl-[acyl-carrier-protein] reductase produces MEFKNKIALVTGASRGIGRAVAVELAQRGAFVVVNYSKSESAAKEVLDEIESSGGRAKLSCFDVSDSPRVQEEIAKIGEEFGGLQILVNNAGITKDGLLLRMKDQDWDEVLAVDLKGVFNCTRAAAKMMMKERYGRIINITSVVGEMGNPGQANYSAAKAGIIGFTKSAAKELASRGITVNAVSPGFIETDITNVLPQNVKEKYMEAIPLGRFGTPEDVAKVVSFLASDGASYVTGEVVRVNGGLYT; encoded by the coding sequence ATGGAATTTAAGAACAAGATAGCACTGGTAACCGGAGCATCCAGGGGAATCGGAAGGGCGGTTGCAGTAGAGTTGGCGCAACGTGGTGCCTTTGTCGTTGTTAATTACTCGAAAAGCGAATCTGCGGCAAAGGAAGTGCTCGACGAAATAGAAAGCTCAGGCGGAAGGGCCAAGCTCTCTTGTTTCGATGTTTCGGATTCACCCAGGGTTCAGGAAGAAATAGCAAAAATCGGTGAAGAGTTTGGCGGGCTCCAGATTCTCGTGAATAACGCTGGAATAACAAAAGACGGGCTCCTCTTGAGAATGAAAGACCAGGATTGGGACGAGGTATTGGCTGTTGACTTAAAGGGTGTGTTTAACTGTACCCGGGCGGCGGCGAAGATGATGATGAAAGAGAGATACGGAAGAATTATCAACATCACTTCTGTTGTCGGTGAAATGGGTAACCCGGGACAGGCGAATTATTCGGCAGCCAAAGCTGGAATAATCGGGTTTACCAAGTCGGCCGCCAAGGAGCTCGCTTCTAGGGGGATAACGGTTAACGCGGTGAGCCCGGGTTTTATCGAGACGGATATAACAAATGTACTTCCGCAAAATGTCAAAGAAAAATACATGGAAGCTATTCCACTGGGCAGGTTTGGAACGCCCGAGGACGTAGCAAAGGTGGTGTCATTTCTGGCGTCCGACGGCGCATCGTATGTTACTGGGGAGGTTGTAAGGGTAAACGGTGGTCTTTACACTTGA
- the rpmF gene encoding 50S ribosomal protein L32: protein MALPKRKTSRSKSRKRRTHYRISTPGLSLCPNCNELKSPHRACPNCGFYKGRTFKKESEE, encoded by the coding sequence ATGGCGCTTCCCAAGAGAAAAACATCCCGGTCTAAGTCAAGGAAGAGGAGAACACACTACCGGATTTCGACACCGGGGCTATCGCTTTGCCCAAATTGTAATGAGCTGAAATCGCCGCATAGGGCCTGCCCCAATTGCGGTTTTTATAAAGGAAGGACTTTTAAGAAAGAGTCAGAGGAGTGA
- a CDS encoding ABC transporter permease — protein sequence MRSYLLKRLLLLIPTLFGITVITFFVIQLAPGSPVERKLNIEEGVKAEAITKDIVEQTKKLYGLDKPIYIRYLIWVKRIITLDFGSSYKDHRPVIEKIGERLPVTLSLNLISIFLAYFISIPLGVYSAVKEGNLSERVITFILFALYSIPSFWLAMILIYFLGGGDFWNVFPIYGILSPGAENFTFTEKALDFLWHIILPIICLTYGDLAYLSRYQRGSLLEVLREDFIRTAKAKGLPDSVILFKHALRNALIPIITIVASILPAMIGGSVIIESIFSIPGIGQLGFEAVLSRDYPVIMAIATISAFLTLVGILVADILYVLVDPRISFESRR from the coding sequence ATGAGAAGCTACTTACTGAAGAGACTTTTACTTTTAATACCTACACTTTTCGGAATCACCGTGATTACTTTTTTTGTGATTCAGCTTGCCCCGGGCAGCCCGGTGGAGAGAAAACTAAACATAGAAGAGGGGGTAAAAGCGGAGGCCATTACCAAGGATATCGTCGAACAAACCAAAAAACTATACGGACTGGACAAGCCCATCTATATACGCTATCTGATTTGGGTCAAGCGTATCATCACGCTTGACTTTGGCTCTTCATACAAGGACCACCGTCCGGTCATCGAGAAGATTGGAGAACGGCTCCCGGTGACGCTGTCTCTCAATTTAATTTCCATATTCCTGGCCTATTTTATATCCATTCCCCTCGGTGTTTATTCTGCGGTCAAGGAGGGGAATTTGTCGGAGCGGGTTATCACCTTCATTCTTTTCGCACTTTATTCCATCCCCAGCTTCTGGCTGGCGATGATTTTGATCTACTTTCTGGGCGGGGGAGATTTCTGGAACGTCTTTCCGATCTACGGGATTCTCTCGCCGGGGGCGGAAAATTTTACATTTACCGAGAAGGCTCTTGATTTTCTCTGGCATATTATACTCCCGATTATATGTCTGACCTACGGCGATTTGGCCTATCTGTCTCGGTATCAAAGGGGAAGCCTGCTTGAAGTTCTTAGGGAAGATTTCATCAGAACAGCAAAAGCCAAAGGATTGCCGGACTCGGTGATTTTGTTCAAGCATGCACTCAGAAACGCCCTGATACCGATAATTACCATCGTCGCCTCTATCCTACCAGCGATGATCGGAGGAAGCGTGATTATCGAGAGCATCTTTTCTATCCCCGGGATTGGACAGTTGGGATTTGAGGCAGTACTTTCCCGCGATTATCCAGTGATTATGGCAATCGCTACCATTTCTGCCTTTCTTACCCTGGTTGGTATTTTGGTCGCTGATATCTTATATGTGCTGGTGGACCCAAGGATAAGCTTTGAGAGCAGAAGATGA